DNA from Brachionichthys hirsutus isolate HB-005 chromosome 3, CSIRO-AGI_Bhir_v1, whole genome shotgun sequence:
GAAGGAAACAGAGGCAGGAGACAGGAAGCTGGAAGAGGAAGCTGCACCCATTGTCCCTGCACAACACTATTCCTATGGTTACCGCCAGCGGGGTGGGACGTCAGACTAAGTGTCTAGTTTGGCTCTACGTTCCTTTAAAACGGCACTTTAGCAAGAATGTCAAAAACgtgatgtaaataaatgtagttGTGTTGTCAACAGACAATTGTAGTCCAGTAACTCCAGATCAATCACATGCTGAAGTACTGAACTGCTTTCATAAAGACGAGAACGAGCCGGAGCTCACCTGTGATGATGACCTGGGCATCGTAGGGCTCCATGTACCCATCGTTCACACCCGCTCTCTCAGCCTCTCTCTGCCCTTTGGTTTTCTCGGCATCAAAAGGATCTGCATAGTCCTCCAAAATGATCAGCTGCACGTGAGAAGGAAAATAACTCATCAGAATGCCAAGCTGGGTGCTAAACCTACACAAAAAAGGTGAAATACACCTGCATGGAAACAACAGAGCAGGCATGGGATACCGTCGAGTGCGAGTGAATCTGTGAGTGGCAGGTAAAGGAAGGGAAAGGCAGAAATAGTTGTGCTAAGAGGTCTTTGTGTTTGGCTGTTTGATCTGACGCTGCATTGTGTTCTCTGGAGAGTGGTGGGAACTGGCTATATGGTgatgaacagaaaacaaaggagcgAGGTGACCTCAACCTTTTTGTGCACTTTACAATAATATTAATTTCATGCTATAGTTGCTTCTGTCGTGGATTGATTCATTCGAATACGTAGAAAGGAAAATGGTGTATTTTGTTGGTATTAGCTGTAGGTGGATCTACAGAAGATACTCACCGTGGCTTTAATGTCAGATCTGAACTTTTCGTTCTCGGGTTGTTTCTGCTCAGTCATTCCATTGAGTTTGGGCGTCTTGTCTTGTTTGTTAACTTTGATCAACCTGCTAATGTAGGCTTGAGCCAAACTCGAGGTCCTCATCTGGCGATTCTCTTCCGAATTCCCAGTCTCGACCTTGGAGTTCTTGCGACCTTTTCCAGTTGTGAGACTATCCCAGACTGTCCCACCAGAACCCGCGTTGCGACCCAATTCTGAAGCGGAATTTTTCCGATTTCGCCCTACCGATAAAGCCCCCACCCCACCATCTTTGCGATGATTTCCCTTAAGACTGTCTCGAGAAAACGAGGGTTTGGCTCGAGTTTGTGGACCCGATTCAGAGGCCGAGCGCGCCCTCTCGTTCCCGTTCTTCAGGTTGATGGGGAAATCTCTGAACCATTTCGCCATGGTGGTCAATTTATCAAGTGgtctttaataaaataatttaaaaaaagataatttGTATTGAACACGTTCTCACAGTAGACTAAAACTGACCTGTGCGACAGAACTCCAAACTTTACGCACAGAGATTTTACGCACGCCTTCAGTGACTGTCAAATCTCTCCAACTCACCACTCCATGGTGCcgaattgactttttttttctcctcagaaACTAGCCGACAGCTTCTGGCGCGTCTCGGAAGACATTGGTCCCTGACTCCGTGTGGTCGCCACCCTGCTGCCTGCAGTAACAACTATCCCTGCAACTTGAAAAGTAGCTTCTCCAGAGGGTAAACTCGAAAGAAATAGAAGTTTTTCTTCGCACCCAATAGAGATCCCATTCCCGGAGCGTGAGTTGACTCGTCCAGCCTGCCGACCAGATGAAGGGATGATGAGATGAAGAGTGAAGATGTGTGCGCACAGATTGTGGGATGTCGCTGGAGAATGGGAGgcgctgtatgtgtgtgtgtgacgggaAGGCGTTTCCTTCCAAGAGATGCACTGAATCGTCATAATATCCAAGACGCCTTTGGAAAGATAAGTATAAGCTTCAAAGATGTGACCGACAACTTGTGGCATGATTTTAAGAATGAATTAAACTTCATATTTATCTCaacaaagcggaaaagcagtagaaaatggatggagggaCAGTCATCACAAAGAATGCGTTATCTTTTGAATTATTGGATTATTAATGCACTTACTTTTTGGTTTTGCAAATTCTACCTTAAACCTTAAATACAATGCAATAACAAATATGTACATGTAACAATTAGAACCGAtgtaaattatattataataatataaatgcaGTATAACAGTACTTCAATCCGAAGTATTAAATTGCCTGTACTTTCAACTGAACTCCGCGTTTTACTGTTACTGGAATTCCAAGTCTTTGTTGCGGATTAGAGTTTCGAGCTGGAAGATGCGGCTAAACTGCGCCATCTGTTGGCGAATTGGAGGAAATTAACGCGCAACGACGCGCTCGACCGATAGCAGGAGTTCCCTCGAGCGTTCGCGCATCCAAAGAAAACGCCATAAAGTTTTCAGAAATAAATGACGGATTTATGGAATGCACCAATGGAAAACGTGGACGGACATTTTAAATCCCGCCTATACCGTCCTCGTGGTCCAATCACAGCGCTGTGTCTGGGAGCGACTGGGCGGGGCGGGTCCATCCCAGACGGAGGTAACAGGTTGCAGTCGCTGCGGGATGTTCTGTTCTCGCTGTGGCCGAGTTGTTTTTCCACCCACTTTCCTCCGCGTCTGCCTGAATGAAGGCCCGCGGAAGTGTCTCGACATTAAGGAGGCGAAGTTTTCTAATAAAGGCGCACCGGAATAATTCCAGAGAAAGAGGTAACTTTGAAGCGAACTCCATAGCGCCTGACAGCTAAACTAACCCCGCAGACGCGTCCCTTTCTTCTCCCGTATCATGTTTATTCATTCGGTTAAGTTGCTTGTCTTGTGATTTCCTCCAGTGTTTTGTCTCTTTAGGCTTCCCATGAGCCCGTTTCGCTCCATAGCCGACGTTAGCTAAAGGGATATGAAGGGGCAGAGCTGATATGAACTCATAGTTGTAATGAATAACCTTTGAATACTCCAGTTAGCGTAAATAACATTAGAGCCGTGCCAGACAATGTCAAATTGTGTCGGTCATCTCTGCAAGTAGAGAAAGTCACATTTCTCTGTTGCGTACTACCAGGGGTGTTTGTCACCTGAAAGACTAAACTCTGGGAAAAGCATTTACCTCAGAACCTCTGACACTACATGCAGTGACGTTTGTGGTTCTTAAATGTGTTCTGCATAATAATCCAAGACCtaagtgtgtatatgtatgtatatgtatatatatatatatatgtatatatatatttatacatgtatataCTGAAGAGCAGCTCTTAAAAGGAGACACGCTTAAAGATTAAATTGGTGTCTGATGAAAGTAATGCCAGCAAAGGATTGATTTTGAAGTTCAATAATTGTAAACacttcactgacacacacacacacacacacactgtgtaatGCACGTTTATGTACTCATGTACTGTACTATATGTTGTCTTTTGAGTTGTGTTTGGTGACGCTGAGCTTCTCTTTGTGACCTCAGTGCCAGTCCTCTGGAATAAATGGCTGTTTGTTTGGGTGGAAACGAGCAGCAGTGTCAGGTTGTGGCCAGATATTGACCCGCAGAGGGACGAAGAGGAGCTGCTTTTATGTAGAGAATATAATGGACTGGGAAAATACCCCGAGGACCGAGTTGCTGCCCGGCCTCAAACAATACAGGAAGCTGTGTTGGTTTGGACCAGCACTGATGTGTGTACATCTCCAGATTCCAGATTTTACTTCTTAATGATTGGCCTCTCAGGAAATGAGACGAGCTCCTGCGAGGTGTTTAATCCTTCAGTCTTTACTTGGTTAAACTTCAGCGTTTGCTGTTTGCTCCAGTCGTGTCGCGTTGTTAAAAGTCACATCCTAGAAAATTAACCTTGTCTTTATGTTAACCATTTCATATAATGTAAGCAACAACTCCCAATAGAGAAGCTTAATCTAGATTGATTACTTGTTGATTGAACATTTCATCTTTAGAGAAttaaagaaatcaaaaacaGCAGGCGCCGTAGCAACGCCTAGATTTACAGAAGCACTCTTTCTGTGTCCTACTTTTTATACGAGGATGTTTATTacactctgcacaaacacaatgaggatgggggggggggggggtgtagggaTAGGTTCTGTCtcccatccgtccgtctgtccatcgCATTTCGGAGAGATGTGTGTTTCACACTTGTTTTCTAGAAGTCCACTAAGAAATCGGCGAGGAAGAGAGTTTAGTGAGAACAACATCACGCTTGCTGCAATAAGATAAACGGCGCAATGGGGGGAGCGAGGATCCTTCTGACAGCCTCAGAATTTCTGCCCTCGTTTTCCGCCCCACATCACCTGGACAATAGGATGggttgccccccccaccccccgacccTTGTTCatagaaaaatgaaacaaagtgaAATTGTATTCACAAACATCTTGttgctgtttcttttatttatccGTTAGTCCGCTTCGCACTCTCCGGAGTGGCAGATCGGCTTTTCCCAGGGCAGCGTTTCACCTGAAATCGATGGATTCCCTTCgtcacggggtgaaactgtaGCACATTCTTCAGCGTGCGGCGTGTTTGAGCGACCTTGCTGTGGAGGTCGTGTGACTGCAGGCCTCATGCCAGGCTACACAAATGCGTTGCGACATGATGCTTCCTCTGTGGTGAACTAAAGAATTGAATGACTGTGCGTCTGATGAGCAGGTCCGGCATCCAAGTGATGGAGCTTTGCTCAATGCCGGACCTTTACTTTTACGTGTTGCTGCAATAAAGCAAGAACATTTAAGGTCATCCATCTTGGCTCGTTTTACTAATTGTTTTCTACGCTTCTTAAATGTAAAAAACGAAGAAATGTGTTCAAAACTGTGTGGGTGCAAAGCAGAGTTTTGGTGTTTACTTTTGCCGTTAATCCTTGCGCGTGTCGGAGACGAGGCTGTGCACAGGAACGGCTCCGACTTCGGATTTTTTATCACAGGGGTGCTGATAAGAGAAGAACAAACTGGGCTCTCCCTCCCAGTTCCACAAGCCTCTTtccgtctctccgtctctcaccTTGGAGAACTGAGAAAGGCAAGTACAAGGTGCAGAGTTCATGAGAAAGAGGAGCTAGTTTAGTGAGCCGTGTAATTACGCAGAGAGCACGTTGCTCCGTTATCCAACACCCGGTGTGATCAATAGCACAACGCTGTACCAGAAATGTTCAATTCCAGTGCCTTGGATTGTTGGCAGTGGCCTTGACTTAGTGACTAAAGCGTGACACACATTAGGTGAGTCTCAGAATTACTCAACAGGAGCGTTTAGATTAGAGGAAAAGGTGCAgaagggaaaaaagaaatggcagaTGTTGAGAATTTAACTTGCTAGCTACCAAATCACCCGTCTCCGTTCACGCTGCCACAGGCCAGCCGAGCGAAGCAGGTAAAGTATCTGCTTTGGTAAACTTCCAAACGTTGGGCAAGGTGTGTCTGAGCGGAGCGCGGAGAAAGTGATGTCTGGGTGTGTGCGTTCAGGTTAATGACTAATCAAGTGCACGGAGGCCAAAGTCCACACAAACAGTCCAAACCCAGGCAGGGAGGCTTCATTCTAAATCTATAATAGTTCAAGGTAAAGAGTGTAGACGCTGAACCGACACTGGATTTACTACGTTGATGTGAATATAAGTGAGTCTGAAAAAAGGAAacgatataaaaaaataaagaaaccaaatgacaataaaagtcCTGTAAAGTTGTTGTCAGTGCTGTCTCCATAATGGCGCGAGGTTTCTTTTTCGCTATGTGTCACGCTGAACCTTGTCATGTGGGTGGGGGAAATGTGAGTGTGTGGTTGGAAGCATCTCACAGATTAATCTGGATCTGAAATTATTACAATGCAgcaaatggatttgtttttgtgtctgaaaAGGACAATGGGTCAAAAGTAAACGGTATCCTTGCTTTGTTCTTCTCTGCCTTTTCCCCAGCATGAACACACCGTCTTTAGGTCACAAGACCCCGCTGGACCACGGGGTCCAGATCCGCTTCATCGACGACCTCTGTGACACCGGTGGGGGCCAGTCAGGGCCCCACCCCAAGACAAAGCCTCCAAACGCCTCCAAATATGGCGTGGCAGTCAGGGTGCAAGGCATTGCTGGCCAGCCGTACGTTGTTCTGAAGGACGGGCAGAAAGGAGACTCTTACGGGGTCCAACTCAAAAGCGAGTGCCACTCTGGCTACAGTAGCCTTCCCCGGAGGAGAGAGAAGGCAGAACCGGGGTCACAAGGGGCAGATGCAGGAGGACAGGGAGGCGCGTTACGACGAGCCCAATCCCATGGCTCGCTGCTGGATAGGGACGGAGAGCGAGGAGCGAGCAATGAGGATTTCCATCTGTCTCGGCCGCCAGGAGACGGGAAGTCTGGTAGTTATGGGAATCTCGACGGAGGACTCGGAGTGAGCGGGGACAGAGAGCATGTCTGGGACGCTTCATACAAGGCGGGGCTCAATGGCTCTGGGAGGAGCAACCAGTCCTACGCTGACTCTCCTCATCAAACTGCACATCTCTCCAATCAGAGGCCGACTCCTGTCAACAGACCGATGAGCAGGTTCGATGGTGTCGCCAGCGAAGGCCCTCAGAGAGGATTCCCTCCTGCGTATCGCGAGCCCAGAGCTGCATCGCCCCTCCTCACCCCAAACCCCTACACCTCGCCCCCGTCTTCAACGCACAGCAGCGTGGGAAGAAGCCAGGGTGCTGTCACTCACTTTCCTGGACCCTCCGCCAATCAGTGGCCCCCACCCCAGAAGTATGCCGCTGTGGAGACCCCTCAAGCCAATCTGTCCGAGGCACACGTAAGGAGCAAACGTCTCACAGGTGGACATTGCATCTGCCGGACAGTGACCACCACATGTTGCGTCGCATTCAACATTGCAAGAGCAGTTTTCTAATCTGTGTCTCAAGGTGACCCCTGACCTTTTGCTGGACCAGGGTCCGAGTGCAGAGACCAGCAGTGAGAAGGAGCAGGTCATGCAGCATGTGTACAACATCCTGAGACGAGGGTAAGGATGCATGCGGCAGAATGCGACTTTGTTTTCCGATCATAATCCCAGGGTTACATTGGTCGGAGTGTCTGGCGTTCCTCCCTGCAGGACCAATGAGAGTGACGTCGTCACTAAGCACAAAGTCAAGGTCATCTGTCAGAAGATACAGAGTCTGCAGGTTTGTTCACGGAGAGAATTTAGAATGGTGAAAAGcactaaatataaaaaataaagggcAAACGGAAGAAAACAGTCTATCCTGTCATTTTGTCCTTCAGCCCAAGGAAAGACCTCGTGAAGAGTGGATGAGAGAAAAGAGGCAACTGGAAAGAGAAGTGGCCGATCTGCAAAGTGCACTGCAGGTGAAGCGAAGGGTAAGAGAAACCGATCAGGTTTATTCGTATTCGAAGCGTGTGCTTCAGATTAATCCTCAGATTAATCCTTAAAGCCCCTAGGAACACACAGAATACTCCAACTTCAATAATAACTCATTATATGTCGGTTAGCAAGGTGGGCAGCTAATGGCTAAACTAATCCCTTCTGCCTATTGATTGAGTGGCAAATGCACGACAATGACATTTTCCAAAGGGCCTCTTCCGATGTCTGCCTGATGTCTAATGTTTCACGGCGCTCATTTATTCATCGTGTCTGCTTTTCGTGTAGGACTCTGTCAGCGACTGCGTTCCCACTCTGAAAGCTGAGCTGGAGTCCTGTCTGGAAGAAAACCTGCAGCTCAGAGCGACGCTGGACCGGAAGAAGCAGGAGTTGAGCGGGACGCAATCGGAGTgaggaggccccccccccccgagagcatGCACATATTGTCGCTGCCCTGACTGTCTGGCATCACTTCAGCATTTCTGTTGGTGTCGCGAATGCAAGCAGAAACTAGAACAGATTCCAGTGTttagaggagcaggagaagagcTGCAATGGTAAAGTGGCGAGTCATTTGAATTGAAATCATTTCAgctctactgtgtgtgtgtgtgtgtgtgtgtgtgtgtgtgtgtcctcttttCCTGACAGGCTGATTCAGTTACGAATGGATAGAGAGAATGCGGAGGCACGGGTCAGAGGAATGGAGGACCAGCTGGCCGAGCTTCAGGATGAACTGAGAAGAGAGACTGTCAACAAGACGGTATCACAGAAATATGCTCCAGACGGGACCCACCTCGCACCTACGATCTTAAATCTAGATCAACTTGCAATCtcaagagctttttttttttttttttacagcggaATACTCGAAAGTATAAAGTCAAtacttttttaaatttttttttgcaggaccTAATGTCTTTTCAGGCACAGCTGATGGAGGTTTTCCAGCTGaagcagaagctggaggaggtgctgaggCACAAAGAGAGGGAGCTGACGGCCCTCAAAGGAGCTCTGAAGGAGGAGGTGACCAGCCACGACAAAGAGATCGAGCTGCTTCGAGAGCAGTACAGCGTTGACATGGAGAAGCTCCGTGGCAGCATGGAGCAGGTGTCTCAGGTGTGTGCTCAGACACagtagttagtagtagtagtatcataCCCGATCATCCGTAAACAAAAGTACCTCATTCACGTTTTCATCCGTTCATTCGCTTGctgttttattcctctttcgAGGGTCATATCCGTTCATTGGCTTTTCAAAGACATTTcgtgcagagggggggggggtagttctCATTCCTTCTTCTCCTGTTTTAGTCCCATGCGGGGATTGAGGCAGAGCGGTTGCGTGTAAATGCGTCGATGCGGTCCctccaacagcagctggaggactgTAGGGACGAGAGCAGCCATTGGATGGAGCAGTTTCACGCCACCAGAGACGAACTTCGAATGACGAAGCAGGAGTGAgtcttcaaaatgtgtttattgtgcCCGACCTGGGCTTGTGGATCCCAAGGCTCACTAGCCACATGGTTGATGCTTTATTTCCTGTTGTTTGAACGTTAAATTGTGACTTATTGGATCATCAGTGAATGAAACTGTGACGATTCACCTCCACAATCCAAAAGCTGCTGATCAGATCATCAAGCAATACTTTTTTTATATGTTGCTGTTTgggttaaatgtgtttaaataatTATTGTCAGCATCTTGCAAGCTCGTCTGGaaaaggaggaggcggaggacgaAGTAAAGGAGCTTCAGGAGAAAACGAGAAGCATGAAACAACAGATCCCAGATCCGAGCCACACTCAGACTCTAAAGCAGGTGTAGTACACAGATACTCAGCCCAGCGTGTCGTCCAGGGCACGGATGGATACATATAATGAATACATCTGACCTTCTTTTAGGACCTTCAGCGATGCAGTGCTGATCTACAGAAGGCCAAGACAGAGTTGGAGAAACACAGGACAGAGTTGGACAAGAAGGTCATGGAGGGCATCGCCATAAAGAAAGCTCACCAGACTCAGGAGGCAGAACTGAAGTATGAGATCAACCGGCTGAAGGACCAAATGCAGCGAGTCAAAGAAGACGTCGCCAAGGCGCAGGAGAAAAGCAAACGGGTTGGTGCCATCATGTGGTGCTGGTACACAAGAGACAACTGATAGTAATGCGTTTTACACAAATCACCTGTTTAATACTGTATGTATAATCATCATTCATCTCCAGCAACATCAGTCATTTTTCATCAAAgtcatttctttgtctttctgctcgTAGCTCCCGGACCCGGCTGTTGTCTCAGAGCTGGAACAGAAGCTTGAAGCGGCGCGGAGGGAAGTTAGTCAGCTCAAGGAGAAGCTCTCAGTCGCTGAGGGCGACCTGGGGGCGAGTAACGCTCGCCTCGGTAGAGCTCAGGCAGACTTTAAGTCACTCCAAGATACTCAGCAGGAGCAGACGGAGGCCAATGCGCGCCTCAAAGAGAAACTCTCGCGGTTGGAGGTTGGTCCTGTTAATCGTGATCTGCTGTGGTTTCCCAGAAAGCCGTAGATCATTGTCCTTCATGGCTTCACCAGGCCCAGCTGCAGACCAACGCCACGGAGAGTTCTGAGGCCGAGCTCGCCCTCCACACTGAGGCGAGAGCGCTGAGAtctgagctggaggagagcaagCGAAAAGCTTCTAGACTGAGCCAGGAGCAACGGGAATTCAATCTGCGTCTGGACGACacggagaaagagaaggacGTGCTCAAACAGACCGTCGACCAGCTGGGGGAGGCCAAACGGCAGCAGGAGAGCGCTTTGGAGAAACTTAACAAAGACGTGAGATGGAGATCCTTTTTTTATCTTCACCGACAGATGGAGGCTTCTACAGCTCGCAGCGTCCGATATAGGAATCAACGTTTATCCTCTCTCTCATCCGGTCTCCTCTCTCAGTACGAGTCTCTGTCAGTGAGCTCCAGAGAGGAGGCGCAGGCTTTCAGgcatcagctggaggagcaTAAAGAGAGGGCACGCAAGGAAATGCAGGAGGCGCAACGACACGGGAGCGACGCTCAGAGTGAACTGGAAAGAAATCACGTAAATCTCAGAAGACTGGAGGAAGAGGTGTGTGGTGTCGTGCAGAGGGCCGatgacacacaaagacatttcacAACATTCACCCTCACATTACTGACTAAAATAAACGCAACAATTCTTTAACTAGATGTCACGACAGAAGAAGGAGTTTATTCTTGCATGTGAGGAGAGGGACAACCACCAGCTGGATAAAGAACTCCTGACCAACAGAATACGCCACCTCGAGGGAGAGTCGGAGACCAGCAGAAGCAGCTGTAACGAGAGAGGCCGGGAGATTCGCATCCTAGAGGTAACCATGACGACAGCTCTGGGCTGTGCGTAGTTCTGCTTCGCATGCATCAGTAGTATAACTAAAGATAAAGATTCTATTCCGCGATTGGTGTAGAGACCTGTTTAATGTACATTTTACTTGCTTGCATGTTTAAACTCGGCGCCATCGACGCTCATCCAGGCTCCTTCCTAAGCGTCCGATTTAAATACGGTCTCGTCTTGTTGCTGTCAGGACAAACTGAAGCgcgtggagctggagctggatgaGGAGAAGAGCAGCGTGGAGATGATGACGGATCGAGTGACCAGGAGCAGGGAGCAGATCGATCAGCTGCGGGCCGAACTCATGCAGGAGAGATCCTCCAAGCAGGACCTGGAGCTGGACAAGAACGCCATGGAGAGACAGgtagacacgcacacacacacacacacacacacgcacgcacgccccTCTTCTGTTCTATTGCTGACCTGCCGGTTGTCCGTCcctgcagctgaaggagctgagGGGTCGTGTCGTTGATATGGAGGGTCAGTCTCGCTCCACGGCAGGGATCTCCCAGCTGGAGAACAAGATCCACGATCTGGAAGAACGTCTTCGGAGTGAGGAAAGGTACAGTGCAGCAGATGGACGACTTCTGTTCTCCTTGTTTGATGTTCAGCTGCGTGTCAGAAATGTAAATTATGACCTAGAAttcatgcttttgttttctaagcaaatattttaaaactgaTT
Protein-coding regions in this window:
- the LOC137914912 gene encoding cingulin, which encodes MNTPSLGHKTPLDHGVQIRFIDDLCDTGGGQSGPHPKTKPPNASKYGVAVRVQGIAGQPYVVLKDGQKGDSYGVQLKSECHSGYSSLPRRREKAEPGSQGADAGGQGGALRRAQSHGSLLDRDGERGASNEDFHLSRPPGDGKSGSYGNLDGGLGVSGDREHVWDASYKAGLNGSGRSNQSYADSPHQTAHLSNQRPTPVNRPMSRFDGVASEGPQRGFPPAYREPRAASPLLTPNPYTSPPSSTHSSVGRSQGAVTHFPGPSANQWPPPQKYAAVETPQANLSEAHVTPDLLLDQGPSAETSSEKEQVMQHVYNILRRGTNESDVVTKHKVKVICQKIQSLQPKERPREEWMREKRQLEREVADLQSALQVKRRDSVSDCVPTLKAELESCLEENLQLRATLDRKKQELSGTQSELIQLRMDRENAEARVRGMEDQLAELQDELRRETVNKTDLMSFQAQLMEVFQLKQKLEEVLRHKERELTALKGALKEEVTSHDKEIELLREQYSVDMEKLRGSMEQVSQSHAGIEAERLRVNASMRSLQQQLEDCRDESSHWMEQFHATRDELRMTKQDILQARLEKEEAEDEVKELQEKTRSMKQQIPDPSHTQTLKQDLQRCSADLQKAKTELEKHRTELDKKVMEGIAIKKAHQTQEAELKYEINRLKDQMQRVKEDVAKAQEKSKRLPDPAVVSELEQKLEAARREVSQLKEKLSVAEGDLGASNARLGRAQADFKSLQDTQQEQTEANARLKEKLSRLEAQLQTNATESSEAELALHTEARALRSELEESKRKASRLSQEQREFNLRLDDTEKEKDVLKQTVDQLGEAKRQQESALEKLNKDYESLSVSSREEAQAFRHQLEEHKERARKEMQEAQRHGSDAQSELERNHVNLRRLEEEMSRQKKEFILACEERDNHQLDKELLTNRIRHLEGESETSRSSCNERGREIRILEDKLKRVELELDEEKSSVEMMTDRVTRSREQIDQLRAELMQERSSKQDLELDKNAMERQLKELRGRVVDMEGQSRSTAGISQLENKIHDLEERLRSEEREKNAVLAAQRRLERKLKEHAMTLDEERLAHNEQRDQLTLRVKALKRQVDEGETELERVDGARRKVQRDMEEQMELKEALETRVAVLETELKRKTSAAMRPILDSSALSSDEDCDYDPNTITSILTESNLQTSSC